Proteins from a genomic interval of Desulfovibrio litoralis DSM 11393:
- a CDS encoding DUF6144 family protein, producing the protein MVSDNRKIQEQLIFKAVKSASDELTATEIVHGIQGQHSLEDDKTWVKSTMSRLESKFDKPTVKHIRMNCQCGQEMDKNLALVQELFESSASLDEFANQEKAKAAGLSAVNGELYLQFPFCPCPILADVEKLDTDTWCQCTTGYSKVLFEKVFGCEVMVELLKSVKMGDDICLMKIIPSASIWK; encoded by the coding sequence ATGGTGTCTGATAATAGAAAAATTCAAGAGCAGCTTATATTTAAAGCTGTCAAATCAGCAAGCGATGAGTTAACGGCAACAGAAATTGTACACGGTATACAAGGGCAACATTCTTTAGAGGATGATAAAACTTGGGTAAAGTCCACCATGAGCAGGCTAGAGAGCAAGTTTGACAAACCTACCGTCAAACATATCAGAATGAATTGTCAGTGTGGACAAGAGATGGATAAAAACTTGGCACTAGTACAAGAATTGTTTGAATCATCGGCTAGTTTGGATGAATTTGCCAATCAAGAAAAAGCAAAGGCAGCTGGACTATCGGCTGTAAATGGAGAGCTTTACCTCCAATTTCCATTTTGTCCTTGTCCGATACTTGCTGACGTGGAAAAGCTTGATACGGATACCTGGTGTCAATGTACCACGGGGTACAGCAAAGTTCTTTTTGAGAAAGTCTTTGGCTGTGAGGTCATGGTTGAGCTATTGAAAAGTGTCAAAATGGGCGATGATATATGCCTTATGAAAATCATCCCAAGTGCATCTATTTGGAAGTAG
- a CDS encoding LysM peptidoglycan-binding domain-containing protein: protein MLKKIFGLSCKNTCKYICLFCVLFSLAACSTKKSKEDLLDLERKAGYNNVDDIVFVPDLPDDDETPLSAIDKQVLGTGSELGQPISDEDWKDVVLHYKYFTRKKRDSFDRFIERGELWLPHIRKIFKDNNVPEEIAYLAIVESGFNPTAVSRVGATGVWQFMPYTGTKYGLTQNAWIDERRDTYKATKAAAAYLTKLYGDFGNWFLAIAAYNAGEGKISRALEGTGGADNFFDLSRKNYMLQGKTQLKDETKQYVPRFIAVSKIMKNLDLLGFKKPNPNAALKTETIEVKGGTDLVGLAKSMGMRWEDFAFLNPAFRRQISHPRELNTVYILSEGKDKALAFLERQESRAFAGWKDYTVKKGESVASLSKKFSVPVLMLKKVNPNLSDRPKAGTIVMVPSSKAALRETLDVTPAFEASSKSKKDKTRTIAEINTKGRFYTVSSGDTLYSLSRAWGTTPDLVRKANKMRDDELIRIGQRLVIPGDVELPDNYEVPPVTRKKTLKSEQESSSKTKKIETVKKQDKQEPAVKENKKKDKQTTNANSELKTNNTTKNKSYTIVKGDTLYSLARKNKTTTDAILKLNNFKSANDIKIGRNIKIPQ from the coding sequence ATGTTAAAAAAAATATTTGGTTTAAGCTGTAAAAATACCTGTAAATATATTTGTCTTTTTTGTGTGTTATTCTCCTTAGCTGCTTGTTCAACAAAAAAAAGCAAAGAAGATCTTCTCGATTTAGAACGTAAGGCAGGATACAATAATGTTGATGATATTGTTTTCGTGCCTGATTTACCTGATGATGACGAAACGCCGCTTTCTGCTATTGATAAACAAGTTTTAGGAACAGGTAGCGAACTTGGACAGCCAATCAGTGATGAAGATTGGAAAGACGTAGTTTTACATTATAAATATTTTACACGTAAAAAACGTGATTCTTTTGACCGCTTTATTGAACGTGGTGAATTGTGGTTGCCACATATTAGAAAAATATTTAAAGACAATAATGTACCTGAAGAAATTGCTTATTTGGCGATTGTTGAAAGCGGTTTTAACCCGACCGCCGTTTCAAGGGTTGGTGCAACCGGAGTTTGGCAGTTTATGCCATATACCGGAACAAAATATGGTTTAACTCAAAATGCTTGGATTGATGAACGCCGTGATACTTATAAAGCAACAAAAGCCGCCGCCGCTTATTTAACAAAACTTTACGGAGATTTTGGAAACTGGTTTTTGGCGATAGCCGCCTATAATGCGGGCGAGGGTAAAATTTCTCGTGCTTTGGAAGGCACAGGCGGAGCAGACAATTTTTTTGATCTCTCACGCAAAAATTATATGCTTCAAGGCAAAACCCAGCTTAAAGATGAAACAAAACAATATGTACCACGCTTTATTGCTGTTAGTAAGATTATGAAAAATCTTGACCTGCTTGGTTTTAAAAAACCTAATCCAAATGCGGCGTTAAAAACGGAAACCATTGAAGTAAAAGGTGGAACCGACCTTGTTGGTTTAGCTAAAAGCATGGGTATGCGTTGGGAAGACTTTGCGTTTTTAAACCCTGCGTTTAGGCGTCAAATTAGCCACCCCAGAGAATTAAACACAGTTTATATTTTATCGGAAGGCAAAGACAAAGCCTTGGCGTTTTTAGAACGTCAAGAGTCAAGAGCTTTTGCCGGTTGGAAAGATTATACGGTTAAAAAAGGTGAAAGTGTTGCTTCTTTATCCAAAAAGTTTTCTGTTCCCGTTCTTATGCTTAAAAAAGTTAACCCTAATTTAAGCGATAGACCAAAAGCGGGAACGATAGTTATGGTTCCAAGCAGTAAAGCTGCTTTGCGTGAAACGTTAGATGTTACTCCGGCTTTTGAAGCAAGCTCAAAATCTAAAAAAGACAAAACTCGAACAATTGCAGAAATTAATACAAAAGGGCGTTTTTATACTGTTTCAAGCGGTGATACTTTATATTCTCTTTCTCGCGCTTGGGGAACAACGCCGGATCTGGTCAGAAAAGCCAATAAAATGCGAGATGATGAGCTTATAAGAATAGGTCAACGCTTAGTTATTCCCGGTGATGTAGAATTGCCCGACAACTATGAAGTTCCGCCTGTTACACGGAAAAAAACGCTTAAATCAGAACAAGAGAGTTCTTCTAAAACCAAGAAAATTGAAACAGTAAAAAAACAAGATAAACAAGAACCAGCAGTAAAAGAAAATAAGAAAAAAGATAAACAAACTACAAACGCAAACTCAGAGCTAAAAACGAATAATACTACAAAAAATAAGAGCTATACAATAGTTAAAGGAGATACCCTTTATTCTTTGGCTCGCAAAAACAAGACAACGACAGATGCGATTTTAAAATTAAATAATTTTAAGTCTGCGAATGATATAAAAATTGGTAGAAATATTAAAATTCCACAATAA
- a CDS encoding response regulator, whose protein sequence is MNKKAHKNIKFSSISFLVCIFIFMVIVIAVVGGRELQNIQTINVITDQIKKTKVIEFVESQKTLSNIANLRRLIQVIFETENPKARRNAQLDAHALINESVFMVNPKLKSTSQQISTDIEKLIELKESINNDKAKLEELISSYNLNLATLLYYITNQPEAYNIYLNSIKRLSSKRQQDITSLLYDIFLSIESQTNDPNQLNMFSMTNESIKQIGLKKSSLKPILFQLILFTSDIIELNRIQNISHTIIASFENDTHKEYKGKSVRSIIQETERSFFNMQKLEQAIAKDVNKAQKIWQKIDFEVRTLRDSVRTDSENSIVSSLSSINDTVNKSYFISIAMYSSLVLLFFFCFIVFYILVVQPIRLTAQKLLDIKKGKLDTTIPPIYIKEISEIALLLEDFSVHLSELYSHADQLAEDVAIKHDLEEVMRAVFKASLDGYVVWNIEEVEAISPAALTLLETPNDHEFTKSWHDFGFNHDYLLKVLEVVNTQKVFRDEITLTTANNEALPCETTHLPIVFHAKPCVLTYIRDLRTQKRNEAALLIAKDQAEVATQAKSDFLARMSHEIRTPMNGVLGLTHIALQSSPSEKQKDLLTKIQSSAKILLGVINDILDFSKIESGKLTLENTSFSLENILNTMQDLLEQQAQSKNIGFNIIYDNEKTAKTNLIGDSLRLSQILLNLTGNAIKFTESGSVNVQVRTIEEDKEKLSLEFSIIDTGIGLSPEQCKNLFQPFVQADSSTTRKYGGTGLGLMISKLLVELMGGSLNIKSELNKGSTFYFTITCLKDNQKVKDAEIVNQEYDENLLQGKKLLVAEDNMINQEIIETLLEAFGIKVTLADNGQEAVEFANKDTFDCILLDIQMPVMDGLTATKNLRNSSVEYLKTVPIIAMTAHAMQEDIKKSMEAGMNDHLTKPINVAELKKCLMRFLK, encoded by the coding sequence ATGAATAAAAAAGCACACAAAAATATAAAGTTCAGTAGCATAAGCTTTTTAGTGTGCATATTTATTTTTATGGTAATCGTTATCGCCGTTGTTGGCGGAAGAGAGCTACAAAATATCCAAACAATTAACGTTATTACAGACCAAATAAAAAAAACGAAAGTAATAGAGTTTGTTGAAAGTCAAAAAACCCTCTCTAATATTGCCAACCTGCGTCGTTTAATTCAAGTTATTTTTGAAACCGAAAACCCCAAAGCCAGACGCAATGCCCAGCTTGATGCACACGCTTTAATCAACGAATCAGTTTTCATGGTAAACCCTAAGTTGAAATCAACCTCTCAACAAATTTCTACTGACATTGAAAAGCTTATAGAGTTAAAAGAGTCTATAAACAACGACAAGGCAAAACTTGAAGAGCTTATTTCATCATATAACCTTAACTTAGCAACTCTTTTATATTATATAACCAATCAACCCGAAGCCTATAATATCTATTTAAACAGCATTAAACGCTTGTCTTCAAAAAGACAACAAGATATCACAAGCCTCTTATATGATATATTTCTAAGTATCGAATCACAAACGAACGACCCCAACCAGTTAAATATGTTTAGCATGACAAATGAAAGCATAAAGCAAATTGGTCTAAAAAAAAGTTCATTAAAACCAATATTGTTTCAATTAATATTATTCACCTCAGATATTATCGAACTTAATCGCATTCAAAATATCTCACACACAATTATTGCAAGCTTTGAAAATGATACTCATAAAGAATATAAAGGAAAAAGTGTTAGAAGCATAATTCAAGAAACAGAACGTAGCTTCTTCAACATGCAAAAACTGGAACAGGCTATCGCCAAAGACGTTAATAAAGCTCAAAAAATATGGCAAAAAATAGATTTTGAAGTAAGAACATTGCGAGATTCGGTCAGGACTGATTCTGAAAACTCTATTGTTTCTTCTTTAAGTTCAATAAACGATACTGTAAACAAAAGCTATTTCATCTCAATAGCCATGTATTCTTCTTTAGTTTTATTATTTTTCTTTTGTTTTATTGTTTTCTATATCTTGGTGGTTCAACCAATACGCTTAACAGCCCAAAAACTCTTGGATATAAAAAAAGGGAAACTCGATACCACCATTCCGCCAATATATATTAAAGAAATATCAGAAATTGCTCTTTTATTAGAAGACTTTAGCGTTCATCTTTCAGAGTTATATTCACACGCAGACCAACTAGCAGAAGATGTTGCAATTAAACACGACCTCGAAGAAGTCATGCGAGCTGTTTTTAAAGCCTCGTTAGACGGTTATGTTGTTTGGAATATAGAGGAAGTAGAAGCAATAAGCCCGGCAGCTTTAACTTTATTGGAAACCCCAAACGATCACGAGTTTACCAAAAGCTGGCATGATTTTGGCTTTAACCACGACTATTTGCTCAAGGTTTTAGAAGTAGTAAACACACAAAAAGTATTCCGAGATGAAATAACGTTAACTACTGCCAATAATGAAGCTCTTCCTTGTGAAACAACCCACCTTCCTATTGTTTTCCACGCTAAACCTTGTGTCTTAACTTATATCAGAGACTTAAGAACACAAAAACGTAACGAAGCCGCCCTCTTAATAGCTAAAGATCAAGCCGAAGTCGCAACTCAAGCCAAAAGTGATTTTTTAGCCCGTATGAGCCATGAGATCAGAACACCAATGAACGGAGTTTTGGGTTTAACCCATATCGCTTTGCAAAGTTCACCTTCTGAAAAACAAAAAGACTTGTTAACCAAAATCCAATCATCAGCAAAAATTTTATTGGGCGTTATTAATGACATTTTAGATTTTTCAAAAATAGAAAGCGGAAAACTCACCCTTGAAAATACAAGTTTTTCCCTTGAAAATATTTTGAATACAATGCAAGATTTATTGGAACAACAAGCACAAAGTAAAAATATCGGCTTTAATATCATTTACGATAATGAAAAAACAGCAAAAACAAACCTTATCGGCGACTCTTTACGCCTTTCACAAATCTTATTAAATCTAACCGGTAACGCAATTAAGTTTACAGAATCAGGCTCTGTTAATGTTCAGGTGCGTACAATTGAGGAAGACAAAGAAAAACTTAGTCTTGAATTTTCAATTATAGATACAGGCATAGGCCTAAGCCCGGAACAATGCAAAAATCTCTTTCAACCTTTTGTTCAAGCCGATAGTTCAACAACGCGCAAATATGGTGGAACCGGTCTTGGCTTAATGATCTCTAAATTATTGGTCGAATTAATGGGCGGTTCTCTTAATATAAAAAGTGAACTAAATAAAGGCAGTACCTTTTATTTCACCATAACCTGCCTTAAAGATAACCAAAAAGTAAAAGATGCTGAAATCGTTAACCAAGAATACGATGAAAACCTGTTACAAGGTAAAAAGTTGCTTGTAGCAGAAGATAATATGATCAACCAAGAAATTATAGAAACCTTGCTTGAAGCTTTTGGAATTAAAGTAACACTGGCGGATAACGGTCAAGAAGCCGTTGAGTTTGCCAATAAAGATACTTTTGATTGTATTCTTTTAGATATACAAATGCCTGTTATGGACGGATTAACGGCGACAAAAAACTTACGCAACTCAAGTGTTGAATATCTAAAAACCGTTCCTATTATTGCAATGACCGCACACGCCATGCAAGAAGACATTAAAAAGAGTATGGAGGCGGGAATGAACGACCACCTAACCAAGCCGATTAATGTCGCGGAATTAAAAAAATGTTTAATGCGTTTTTTAAAGTAA
- a CDS encoding transporter substrate-binding domain-containing protein → MYKSLLVLSLVFCFILPANAEQEKIWRIGIDSPYPPFAYEDEETGKLTGFDVDIANALCQQMNIKCDIQVIPFDNILPKLKDDTLDIAVAGLGTTPERLKSALFTDRYYRSYSIFIGKQKTITISAENLKGKKIGVQIDSLQEEYIKENYKDVVEIIRMNSIIDLIHAVQESKIDLAFVDGLPGYSILKTEDGSGLSVVGGAIELITGDSLIAVNKRHPEMVEKINQAIQALRQNGEYDKINRKYFDFNIY, encoded by the coding sequence ATGTATAAATCACTTTTAGTGTTATCACTTGTTTTTTGCTTTATTTTACCTGCCAATGCGGAACAAGAAAAAATCTGGCGTATAGGTATTGATTCTCCTTATCCTCCTTTTGCATATGAAGATGAAGAAACAGGAAAGCTGACGGGCTTTGACGTTGATATTGCTAACGCTCTTTGCCAGCAAATGAATATAAAATGTGATATCCAAGTCATTCCCTTTGACAATATTTTACCGAAGCTAAAAGACGACACTCTTGATATTGCCGTAGCAGGTCTGGGAACAACCCCGGAGCGTTTAAAATCAGCTTTGTTTACAGATAGATATTATCGCTCATACAGCATTTTTATCGGAAAACAAAAGACTATAACAATCTCAGCTGAAAACCTAAAAGGTAAAAAAATCGGAGTTCAAATAGATAGCCTTCAGGAAGAATACATTAAAGAAAACTATAAAGACGTTGTTGAAATCATCAGAATGAACAGCATCATCGACTTAATTCATGCAGTACAAGAGTCAAAAATAGACCTTGCCTTTGTCGATGGTCTTCCGGGCTATTCCATACTTAAAACAGAAGACGGAAGTGGCTTATCTGTTGTCGGCGGGGCGATAGAACTAATAACAGGCGACTCTTTAATCGCCGTCAATAAAAGACACCCCGAGATGGTAGAAAAAATTAATCAGGCAATTCAAGCCTTAAGGCAAAACGGCGAATATGACAAAATTAACAGAAAGTATTTTGACTTTAATATTTACTAA
- a CDS encoding YhcH/YjgK/YiaL family protein, with the protein MIVGFLNNWQAHKHFYPKLFDVAFQFIESQDVFKLADGKHQIIGNDFFVIRDTVRTADKIHKNSEIHKDFIDIQVLLSGKESHIYCSQTPSIPSLDDQFEAKDVAFYSHDPLANVINLTAGQYVIYFPYEQHAPCCSTEDSEAIHKLIFKIRADLIKRDE; encoded by the coding sequence ATGATTGTTGGATTTTTAAATAACTGGCAGGCACACAAACACTTTTATCCCAAACTGTTTGATGTGGCATTTCAATTTATCGAATCACAAGATGTGTTTAAACTGGCAGATGGTAAACATCAAATTATCGGTAATGATTTTTTTGTTATTCGAGACACAGTTAGAACTGCTGATAAGATTCATAAAAATAGCGAAATACATAAAGACTTTATTGATATTCAGGTTTTGTTGAGCGGAAAAGAAAGCCATATATATTGCAGTCAAACACCGTCTATTCCAAGTTTAGACGATCAGTTTGAAGCAAAAGACGTGGCGTTTTATTCTCATGACCCACTGGCAAACGTTATTAACTTAACAGCGGGGCAGTATGTTATTTATTTCCCCTATGAACAACACGCACCTTGTTGTAGTACGGAAGATTCGGAAGCAATTCATAAGCTTATCTTTAAAATACGGGCTGATTTAATTAAAAGAGACGAATAA
- a CDS encoding response regulator, translated as METLLEAFGIKITLADNGQEAVEFANKDTFDCILLDIQMPVMDGLTATKNLHNSSVEYLKTVPIIAMTAHAMQEDIKKSMEAGMQ; from the coding sequence ATAGAAACCTTGCTTGAAGCTTTTGGAATTAAAATAACACTGGCGGATAACGGTCAAGAAGCCGTTGAGTTTGCCAATAAAGATACTTTTGATTGTATTCTTTTAGATATACAAATGCCTGTTATGGACGGATTAACGGCGACAAAAAACTTACACAACTCAAGTGTTGAATATCTAAAAACCGTTCCTATTATTGCAATGACCGCACACGCCATGCAAGAAGACATTAAAAAAAGCATGGAGGCGGGAATGCAGTAA
- a CDS encoding RNA methyltransferase produces the protein MKNFGTKQRQNRPEFKKSQQNKQGYRQYSSSDKENPNDSESKGEKWRDDKPSRSSSPHDRERPWRDDKPTRSSSPQERSWRDDKPTRNVSSQDRQRTWRENKPADDSSHDKKRAWRDDKPPKSSSSHDRERNWRDDKPTRNSSSQERNWRDDKPTRNSSPQDRKQAWKERTFTRKKPERNSLNVEYSNPEQADPNLGSDNESSFSVFKTQNTDKFNTTKAKTKDNKETVQEQEAEEAILLFGPRAVLDILKTEPNKVDSVFVLKGRRRPEHEEILDLCRSGGVRFSLVDDKTLERLLQSKNTQENPQNNRQVRTPQNFRHQGVIARLFPTGFVDFEELLTKTIDAELPLLIALDQVQDPGNIGTLARTLYAFGGAGLIVPKHNGAFLGYAALKASAGALAMLPVARVGNLKQALKEAEKQGFNIYGATQDKEAVSIFKAKLHLPAILVLGNEEKGMRDSVEARCLNLISIPMLKEIDSLNVAQSGAIIAAQFLANKLS, from the coding sequence ATGAAAAACTTCGGAACAAAACAAAGACAAAATAGACCAGAGTTCAAAAAATCTCAACAAAATAAACAAGGTTATAGACAATATTCTTCTTCCGACAAAGAAAACCCCAATGATTCTGAGTCTAAAGGCGAAAAATGGCGAGACGATAAACCCTCAAGAAGCTCTTCGCCTCACGACAGAGAACGTCCTTGGCGAGACGATAAACCAACAAGAAGTTCTTCGCCTCAAGAACGTAGCTGGCGAGATGATAAGCCAACTAGAAATGTTTCTTCTCAAGACAGACAACGCACTTGGAGAGAAAATAAACCAGCAGATGATTCATCGCATGACAAAAAACGTGCATGGCGAGATGATAAACCGCCAAAAAGTTCTTCGTCTCACGACAGAGAGCGTAATTGGAGAGACGATAAACCGACAAGAAACTCATCATCTCAAGAACGTAATTGGCGAGATGATAAGCCAACAAGAAACTCATCGCCTCAAGACAGAAAACAAGCATGGAAAGAACGTACTTTTACTCGTAAAAAACCCGAAAGAAATTCTTTAAACGTAGAATATTCAAACCCTGAACAGGCTGACCCTAATCTTGGTTCAGACAACGAAAGTAGCTTTTCTGTTTTTAAAACCCAAAACACAGATAAATTTAATACAACCAAAGCCAAAACAAAAGACAATAAAGAAACAGTTCAAGAACAAGAAGCAGAAGAAGCTATTTTGTTATTTGGACCTAGAGCGGTTTTAGATATTTTAAAGACAGAACCTAATAAGGTTGATTCTGTGTTTGTCTTAAAAGGTAGACGCAGACCGGAACACGAAGAAATTCTTGATTTATGTCGTAGCGGTGGAGTGCGTTTTTCTTTAGTGGACGATAAAACCCTTGAACGTTTATTGCAAAGTAAAAATACGCAAGAAAATCCACAGAATAATAGACAAGTAAGAACGCCACAAAACTTTCGCCATCAAGGTGTTATAGCTAGATTATTCCCAACAGGGTTCGTTGACTTTGAAGAACTCTTGACCAAAACTATAGATGCTGAGTTACCTTTACTGATTGCCCTTGATCAAGTTCAAGACCCCGGAAACATCGGAACTTTAGCCCGTACCCTTTATGCTTTTGGCGGAGCCGGTCTTATTGTTCCCAAACATAATGGTGCTTTTTTAGGTTACGCCGCTTTAAAAGCCTCTGCCGGAGCCTTGGCGATGTTACCTGTTGCAAGAGTCGGAAACTTAAAACAAGCTCTTAAAGAGGCCGAAAAACAAGGTTTTAATATCTACGGAGCAACACAAGACAAAGAGGCTGTTTCGATTTTTAAAGCAAAACTGCATTTACCTGCAATTTTAGTTTTAGGAAATGAAGAAAAAGGCATGAGAGATAGCGTTGAAGCTCGCTGTTTAAACCTAATTTCTATCCCAATGCTCAAAGAAATCGACTCGCTAAACGTCGCACAATCGGGAGCAATTATCGCCGCACAGTTTTTAGCGAATAAACTCAGTTAA
- a CDS encoding MogA/MoaB family molybdenum cofactor biosynthesis protein: MYDCYCYTTNNLIKGHSLYLTAVPYSEDILSVNCPLELINKTSIGDILVFQDIPLFRVLAKIWHNASDNISRLVVLVEILVDFQFNSQVESPTSLTLSIQKNGYSLAVVTLSDKGAKGEREDTSGPLIEKLVQDKLPLRHSKGYILSDESELLRVLLSDLALIQRYDLIITTGGTGVGPRDITPETMSKVLDCELPGFSVSMLVASLSKTPHAAISRAKAGLIGKSLVINLPGSPKAVEETLSVVLPAIKHTIDKAQGDPADCAVK; the protein is encoded by the coding sequence ATGTATGATTGTTATTGTTACACGACAAATAATTTGATTAAAGGACACAGTCTTTACTTGACTGCCGTTCCGTATAGTGAAGATATTTTAAGCGTGAATTGCCCTCTTGAGCTGATTAATAAGACGAGCATAGGAGATATTTTGGTTTTTCAGGATATTCCTCTGTTTCGAGTTTTGGCAAAAATTTGGCATAATGCTTCAGATAATATTTCACGCCTTGTTGTTTTGGTTGAGATTTTGGTTGATTTTCAGTTTAATTCTCAGGTCGAGTCGCCGACATCTTTGACTTTAAGTATACAAAAAAACGGTTATAGTCTTGCTGTTGTAACTCTTTCCGATAAAGGGGCAAAGGGAGAAAGAGAAGATACAAGCGGACCTCTTATTGAAAAATTAGTACAAGACAAGTTGCCGTTACGCCATTCAAAGGGTTATATTTTAAGCGACGAAAGCGAGTTGTTAAGAGTTTTGCTTAGTGATTTGGCGTTAATTCAGAGATATGACTTGATTATTACAACCGGAGGAACAGGCGTAGGACCGAGAGATATTACGCCTGAAACCATGAGTAAAGTTTTGGATTGTGAATTGCCGGGCTTTTCTGTTTCTATGTTGGTGGCTTCGCTTAGTAAAACGCCTCATGCCGCTATTTCTCGTGCAAAAGCCGGCTTGATCGGTAAAAGTCTCGTAATTAACCTTCCCGGTTCGCCAAAAGCGGTTGAAGAAACTTTGAGTGTGGTTTTACCGGCAATAAAACATACTATTGATAAGGCGCAAGGCGATCCAGCCGATTGTGCCGTAAAATAA